In one Dermochelys coriacea isolate rDerCor1 chromosome 20, rDerCor1.pri.v4, whole genome shotgun sequence genomic region, the following are encoded:
- the LOC122458325 gene encoding maestro heat-like repeat-containing protein family member 2B yields the protein MLTYSNVAVHAPKEQLLSRVEADITGNVLHHYRTSCQVLGIAVTNKDMYLKLTLIQNVMEISCAILETRDSQEFEFSYKLELLGSMLESRAVQSHKHLEPDL from the exons ATGCTGACATACAGCAACGTGGCTGTCCATGCTCCAAAAGAGCAGCTTCTCTCCCGAGTAGAGGCAGACATCACAGGGAATGTCCTTCACCATTACAGAACCAGTTGTCAG gtgctgggcaTCGCTGTTACGAACAAG GACATGTACCTAAAATTAACCCTCATCCAGAATGTCATGGAGATTAGCTGTGCCATTTTGGAGACCAGAGACTCCCAGGAGTTCGAATTCTCTTACAAACTGGAGCTCCTTGGCTCCATGCTG GAATCCAGAGCTGTTCAATCTCACAAGCACCTTGAACCTGATCTCTAG